In Erigeron canadensis isolate Cc75 chromosome 1, C_canadensis_v1, whole genome shotgun sequence, a single window of DNA contains:
- the LOC122583302 gene encoding AP2/ERF and B3 domain-containing transcription factor RAV1-like, whose translation MDGSSTDDQSTTTETTSTVVAPATTPPLVGSGGSMVLDMDGGLEAESRKLPSSRFKGVVPQPNGRWGAQIYEKHQRVWLGTFNEEDEAAKAYDTAVQRFRGRDAVCNFKPLPADTEEASLEAAFLNTHSKAEIVDMLRKHTYNDELEQSKRNCNMKNKSHFSSDGFRSGGQHDQMVNAREQLFEKIVTPSDVGKLNRLVIPKQHAEKHFPLQSGSTSKGVLLHFEDSGMKVWRFRYSYWNSSQSYVLTKGWSRFVKEKNLKHGDIVSFQRSTGSDKQLYIDWRSKTGSPGNVNTKLPVQPVQPSQMLRLFGVNIFSGNSTNGNGKRSNIEVDELLGLGKCKKQRIIDAL comes from the coding sequence atggATGGAAGTTCTACAGATGATCAAAGCACAACCACCGAAACAACATCAACCGTCGTAGCTCCGGCGACTACTCCGCCGTTAGTTGGTAGCGGAGGCAGCATGGTTCTTGACATGGACGGCGGATTAGAAGCCGAGTCAAGAAAGCTACCATCTTCACGTTTCAAAGGAGTGGTCCCACAACCAAACGGCCGGTGGGGTGCACAGATTTACGAGAAACATCAGCGCGTGTGGCTCGGAACATTTAACGAAGAAGACGAAGCCGCGAAAGCTTACGACACCGCCGTCCAACGCTTCCGTGGCCGTGACGCCGTTTGTAACTTCAAACCACTTCCGGCCGACACTGAAGAAGCAAGTCTAGAAGCCGCTTTTTTAAACACTCATTCAAAAGCTGAAATTGTTGATATGTTGAGAAAACATACGTACAATGATGAACTTGaacaaagtaaaagaaattgtaatatgaaaaacaaaagtcaTTTTAGTAGCGACGGTTTTAGGTCGGGTGGTCAACATGACCAAATGGTCAACGCAAGAGaacaactttttgaaaaaattgtGACTCCAAGTGATGTTGGGAAGTTAAACCGGTTAGTGATACCAAAACAACATGCGGAAAAACATTTTCCGTTACAAAGTGGGAGTACTTCAAAAGGTGTTCTTTTGCATTTCGAAGATAGTGGGATGAAAGTATGGCGATTTCGTTACTCTTATTGGAATAGTAGTCAAAGCTATGTGTTGACTAAAGGTTGGAGCAggtttgttaaagaaaaaaatttgaaacATGGTGACATTGTGAGTTTTCAAAGATCTACCGGTTCGGATAAGCAGCTTTATATCGATTGGAGGTCGAAAACCGGTTCTCCGGGTAACGTGAACACTAAATTACCGGTTCAGCCGGTTCAACCGAGTCAGATGTTGAGGTTGTTTGGTGTGAATATATTCAGTGGAAATAGTACTAATGGCAATGGGAAGAGGAGTAACATAGAGGTGGATGAGTTGTTAGGGTTAGGGAAGTGTAAGAAACAAAGAATTATTGATGCTTTGTAA
- the LOC122592129 gene encoding transcription factor HHO3-like, producing MVVLKNNNPSELMMIREKVKGYEEYIGALEEEKRKIQVFERELPLCLDLVSQAIVRYKQKMSGTNTDCLNGEFDHYFEQISSEAAGGPLLEQLIPIKQTNEFQGDGNGNDEEEQQEINNKQYSCHKSEGSCSKKSDWLTSTQLSIQAQDHHQPIEKDLLSKRELSLERNDKGCGAFHPFQKKQQQPASVSSSADTDDGDHDKLGQYSNNKKQRRCWSPELHRRFLHALQQLGGAHVATPKQIRELMKVDGLTSDEIKSHLQKYRLHTRRLNPATHDTLPTHHRLVVVGQIWMPPLEYTTNNNAAASSLITDAPNNTQGVYSSIATTLAPSLFLRKKTMEPRTPSS from the exons atggtgGTTCTTAAGAATAATAATCCAAGTGAGTTGATGATGATCAGAGAAAAAGTGAAGGGATATGAAGAGTATATTGGAGctttagaagaagaaaaaagaaagattcAAGTGTTCGAACGTGAACTTCCTCTTTGTCTTGATCTTGTTTCTCAAG CGATTGTTAGATACAAACAGAAAATGTCTGGGACGAACACGGATTGCCTAAATGGTGAATTCGATCATTATTTTGAGCAAATTTCAAGTGAAGCAGCAGGAGGCCCACTTTTGGAACAACTTATTCCTATTAAACAAACGAATGAATTCCAAGGTGATGGAAATGGCAATGATGAGGAGGAGCAACAAGAAATTAACAACAAACAATATTCATGTCATAAATCAGAAGGTTCATGTTCTAAGAAATCAGATTGGCTTACCTCTACCCAACTTTCGATTCAAGCCCAAGATCATCATCAACCCATTGAAAAG GACTTATTGTCTAAGAGGGAGCTTTCTTTGGAGAGAAATGATAAGGGATGTGGTGCTTTTCATCCTTTCCAAaagaaacaacaacaaccagCATCCGTGAGTTCTTCCGCGGACACGGATGATGGTGATCATGATAAATTAGGACAATATTCGAATAATAAGAAACAAAGGAGGTGTTGGTCGCCGGAATTGCATAGACGCTTTCTCCATGCTCTTCAACAACTTGGTGGTGCCCATG TTGCTACACCAAAACAAATTAGGGAATTAATGAAGGTTGATGGACTTACGAGTGACGAAATAAAAAGCCACTTAcag AAATATCGTCTGCATACGAGAAGGCTGAACCCTGCAACCCACGATACACTACCAACTCATCACCGGCTTGTGGTGGTTGGCCAAATATGGATGCCGCCGCTGGAATATACCACCAACAACAATGCAGCTGCCTCATCTCTGATAACCGATGCACCCAACAACACCCAAGGAGTATACTCTTCAATAGCTACGACTCTAGCACCTTCTCTATTTCTGCGGAAAAAAACAATGGAACCAAGAACTCCAtcgtcataa